The following coding sequences lie in one Aquabacterium sp. A3 genomic window:
- a CDS encoding YeiH family protein, translated as MHALSTSQASPGPSAGHRAARLRLQLAALLPGLALSGALAATGIALGHIGWLQDHGFSALTLAIVLGMLVGNTVYPLVPRLAAASGAGVNVSKQNLLRLGVVLYGLRLTVQDIGHVGIAGVAIDALVLGSTFALACFIGTRWLGLDRKTAMLIGAGSSICGAAAVMAAEPVVKARAEQVTVAVATVVVFGTLAIFLYPALFELNQHWALIPGGANGFGIYAGSTIHEVAQVVAAARSVGPDAANSAVIAKMVRVMMLAPFLVMLSAWLARDDKRHAHTSAATGQAPGKLAVPWFAFGFVAVVLFNSLQWLPASVVAVTTEIDTALLAMAMAALGLSTHIGAIRKAGAKPLLLALILFGWLIVGGALINRWVPALLG; from the coding sequence ATGCACGCGCTGTCGACCTCACAAGCCAGCCCTGGCCCGTCAGCCGGCCACCGGGCAGCGCGGTTGCGCTTGCAGTTGGCAGCCCTGCTGCCCGGCCTGGCCTTGAGCGGCGCCCTGGCCGCGACCGGCATCGCGCTGGGCCACATCGGCTGGCTGCAGGACCACGGCTTCAGTGCGCTGACGCTGGCCATCGTGTTGGGCATGCTGGTGGGCAACACGGTCTATCCGCTGGTGCCGCGCCTGGCCGCGGCCAGCGGTGCCGGCGTCAACGTGTCCAAGCAGAACCTGCTGCGCCTGGGGGTCGTGCTGTACGGCCTGCGGCTGACGGTGCAGGACATCGGCCACGTCGGCATCGCCGGCGTCGCCATCGACGCGCTGGTGCTGGGCTCGACCTTCGCGCTGGCCTGCTTCATCGGCACGCGCTGGTTGGGCCTGGACCGCAAGACGGCGATGCTGATCGGCGCCGGCAGTTCCATCTGCGGCGCCGCCGCGGTGATGGCTGCCGAACCGGTGGTCAAGGCGCGCGCCGAGCAGGTAACGGTGGCGGTGGCCACGGTGGTGGTGTTCGGCACTCTGGCGATCTTTCTGTACCCGGCGCTGTTCGAGCTGAACCAGCACTGGGCGCTGATTCCGGGTGGCGCCAACGGCTTCGGCATCTACGCCGGCTCGACCATCCACGAGGTAGCCCAGGTGGTGGCCGCGGCGCGTTCGGTGGGCCCGGACGCGGCCAACTCGGCCGTCATCGCGAAGATGGTGCGGGTGATGATGCTGGCGCCGTTCCTGGTGATGTTGTCGGCCTGGCTGGCACGTGACGACAAACGCCACGCCCACACTTCCGCCGCCACGGGCCAGGCCCCAGGCAAGCTCGCCGTGCCCTGGTTCGCCTTCGGCTTCGTCGCGGTGGTGTTGTTCAACTCGCTGCAGTGGCTGCCGGCCTCGGTGGTGGCGGTGACCACCGAGATCGACACCGCGCTGCTGGCCATGGCCATGGCCGCACTCGGCCTGTCCACGCACATCGGCGCCATCCGCAAGGCCGGTGCCAAGCCGCTGTTGCTGGCGCTGATCCTGTTCGGCTGGCTCATCGTCGGCGGTGCCTTGATCAACCGCTGGGTACCGGCCCTGCTCGGCTGA